Within Myxocyprinus asiaticus isolate MX2 ecotype Aquarium Trade chromosome 18, UBuf_Myxa_2, whole genome shotgun sequence, the genomic segment ACTTGAAAAGCAGAACACATTTTTATCAATAAGTAATACCTGAATAGCTAAATTACAGGGCTCTTTAAACCCAATGAAATGAGAGCTGATTTCTGCCTTGAATAGTTTTGTGCACAAATGCAGAAGTGCTTTCATGTCTACTTTGACCATTTTTCTCTTCAGAAGGGTGTTTAAAATTATGAACAAGAAGCCTTTGGTTGAGCTGTAAAATGTCACATCATTTAAAAGAAGAAATCCTAATCCCTTCACATTAGAATAGAGATGTAACATATCTGCAATGACACACTCAAGAATCTAAAGCTTCGCAAAAGCTCATCTGATTCTCGGCTGTGCTGACTTTGAGTTCCTTGAGGAAAAGGTTATGCAAAAATTTAAGCACAATGATTTATATGGAATATTTGCAGCATTTTCACTTTGCAATGAAATGGGACTCTGTGCTCTCTTACTGTGGCAAAATCCTCTTAAAATGAAGCCACTCAAGATGTTTAAACTGAACCCACCCCCCCATCTGCCTCTAAAGATCTGTCTGCTCTGCTTAAATTGTGTGCTTTGTCTCTTTCCCTTTTTCCCTTTCTGCTGCCCAGGCTTGGAATCCTTACGGGATAGTGCGCACTCCACTCCCGTGCGCTCGGTGTCCCATGGCGAATCCTTCATCCCACGTTCGCGTAGTCAGGTTACGGATTCCGGTGACAGGACAGCAGTCATCTCGGACGAGACCTACAGTCCATCAGACAGTGTGCTGCCAACGCCAGTGGCCGAGCACAGCCTGGAGCTGGCTGTCTCACGACAGATAAATGGCGCCCCCTGCAGCATAGAGGAGGAGAAAGAGTCGGAGGCGGGAACGCCCAGTGTGGGCAATGTGGCCGAGTTGGGAGCGGACAGTCGGGTGGCAGCCCCCTTGAGGGGAGGTGGGGAGGCCGCGCTCAGCGAGGCGGAACAGGTGAATAAGTTTGTTTTAAGTGTACTCCGTCTGCTCCTTGTGACCATTGGACTCCTCTTTGTCttgctcctcctcctcatcatccttACTGAGTCCGACCTTGACATTGCATTTTTACGTGATATCCGCCAGACCCCCGAGTTTGAGCAGTTCCATTACGAATATTTTTGTCCCCTCAGACGGTGGTTTGCCTGCAAGCTCCGCTGGGTGGGCGGGCTGCTCATTAACAAGTGAAAGTGAGGCAATAAAGCACGTAAAGCCTCCCTCGTGGGGTTGAGAAGAAGCTAAacacatggagagagagagagagagagagagagagagacggagggCACCGACCTgtcccaaccatgaacccagcttCTTTTATGATACTCCTGCTGACTTGTGGTGGACCATCAGTCCCACAGCTCCTCTTCTCATCCACTTTCAgttctttctcccctttttctctttttgcatttttacacatttttgacCTTCctcttttactttattattattattattaattttttttacaaaaactttTCATTACTTTACAATTTTTTCTGGATTTCAGGTCATttcaagtattttattttttcaaaaaaataaaaaataaataaaaattaaatttaaagaaCTGAATTATATTGTTAAATAGGGATGAAATATTTAGTTGCAACAAGAGAACGTTgctttcatttatatttattttacaataatgatTATTAAAGTCTCTAAGAATGTGATGTATTAAGTGCAGTAAGATGGCAAGGCTTGTTGGCACAGTATGGTAGGACTGGAAAGCAGGAGAATCTGAAAAATGGTGGAAAATGGAGTTTATGCATAATTCATATCCATCATTAATCCATCATTTAACTCTTAGTAATTTTCTGAAGGCTGCTATAATTTACCAAATTGATGATCAGATCAGAAGAGGGttactgtatatgtaatgtaAGAATGAGCAAGTTATTTCAGAAGTGAGACTGGAGGCAAGTGtgaaaaaatgtttaattgaataaaaacGATGGGTACTTTTGAGTTCTGTGTTCGGTGACTTGATTCTTAGGGTgtcaaatatgttttaaaaatatactaATTGTGTAGGCGGTAGGAAGCTGTGAAGTAGAAATAATTTTAAAAGGTTCTTTCTAATGGATACAGAAAAATTAATCGGTATAAATTGTGTACTGTCATGTGACCCAATAGTGTCAATATCTGTTAAAGTATTCATGGTTGATTTAAAAGCAACTAGCACCAATAGAACCTGTCTAGATAGATGTGCAATACTGTAAGGTTTTGATTTAAAGAAACAAGTACATCCATTTATTGATTTTCCTGAGGatgtgcatttattattattattattattattattattattattattaatttcattCATCCTGAGTCTTTCTAAATCGAAAGATGtcccattatataaataatttttttttttttttttttaattccatatCAACCTTGCTCTTAAGTTTGTACTATGTGGATACCATGCTATAATTACTCTTCATTACAATAACAATGCTGTACTTTTTGTACAAAAGTAGTTAGTTTCCTAATATATTGACAGTTTTCCATGTATATTTTAACAAAACAgaaatgttattttgttattaaagATTAAATTATACCTTTTTTAGCTCTGTGTTTCAGATGAGGTCTAGAATTTATGGTGTTTCTGCCAAGGGAGACATAAGAAAGATTTTTATCCAGATCCACAACACATGTCCAATTCTGTCACTTAACCAGCAATGAGTAAACTGTATCGAGTTTGGATGTCCCTGTGCTTTGTATATTGGTAAAGACCCTGCATTTAAGCAATATTGATTGCTTTACACTCAGTTTAGCCAAAAGGCTgcctgtgtatgtttgtgtatgtgctctttttttttttctttttttttttacaatcagtgTTACTGGCAATATGTACCTGAAGTCCAGGATTAGTCTTTAGTACACCATATCCTGATTTGTCTATGATgtatttagtaatttatttgaagACAGAAATTATTCTTCCAGTGACATGCCAGTTGGACAGGGATTGTTTATTTCTGCAAATACAAGATTATCTTATGTCTGCCCCTTTGAAAGTgctattgtttttgtgtgtgtatgggaAAGAGAAAAACTGAGAATACTGAACACACAAGAAAAGACTTAATATTTTTGTGTAGAGTGAAAGAGACTGGGATTGAGAAACAAGGAATGCATAGGCAGTGGTAATGACAGTAGTAAAGATGTTGGAAGGGTGATGATATTTTAGGGCTTACATTGGAATTCACACtacaataaattacaataattgtCACAGCAGCTTTTGCCTTTAGTATTAGTTTTTGGCAGCTCACACAGATTGGTTGTACTCTTCTGGTATGGTTATTTAAAATTAGCATACCTCTTTCCACCAAATGCAACAAATGATTAGCTACCTTCTGAGAAATTACCACGGTGTAAATCTGCAATCAACAGTGGCTGAAATGTGTTTTAGGAAGGGGCTGTGTTTAGCCAGACTGCAATACTGCTAATCAGCCAGCTAATGTGTTTGATTAGTATTTGATAACCTATTTCACCTAAAACAAACATGAGATGCATGGAACACTGTTGCAACAAATTGTATGAAACCTCTAACCCATGGAAAACACGGATAAGGTGTAGTTAAATTCTAGGAAGGAATTTGAGAGGCATTAGAGTTATGCATGTCTCTTACTTTGAAGTATCCATGCATGCATTTTTAACATCTCTGATGTTCCAAATTATTAATAGCATTGTGGTGGCTTAGgtctatttacatttttttggagAACTTGATTAAAGGGTTGTTTTCATAGTACAACAAGACAACAGTTGCTACTAGCATACCATTGAGGTTGGATATTATTGATTTAGAAAAtcaaattaaagggttagttcacccaaaaatgaaaattctcttatcatttactcaccctcatgcaatcccagatgtttatgactttctttctaatgctgaacacaaagattttaaaataaaataaaaagatttcaaAAATTAAGAGAATAgaagattttattaaattttactcACTGACAGCATTATGTAGCCTCAGTCCTGCATGTCAACACCATTCAATAAGCAATAACCTGTTGAATTATCGAAAAGGATGAGTGATCTTTTTGATTGTTTGTGCTGTTGTGTAGCAAGTCGGACTACCTGATGATCTGTAAGAAGTAAggaacaaatacatttaatttgagTTAAAGACACAAAATTGTTCATTTTTTATGATGATCATTTCCAAAAATTTGCTACATTTTATACTCATTGTAACTACTTGTCATTGTGTTTTGATTCTGAACTTCCAGAGTTCTATGGTTCTCTTTGTTCTTGAGGTGTTATTGCACAAGTTCCACAGAGAAAAGCTGCAAGCTACACAGGCTCCTTCCTAGACACATAGATCAAGGGCAGTCACTACTTTGTGACCTTGTGAGCCTCTACTTTTGGCTCTagaaagtttacatatactatactatatggCCAGGTTTGACTGTGACGAATGCACTGGTCCTTTAAAGGACAGTTGTCAGCTAAATTGGTTCATCATTTCATTAGTCAACAAAATGGGTTATTTTATAAGGTCTTTGTAAACCAGTAAAGGATTTTTTATGCTTAAGTGCTGCAATGTTAAGCATAGGAGGAGCTGCATTGATGTGGAGTTGAACACCTGCCATTACACTTATCAAATGAAAAGTAGATTTTCAGGAGTATTACACTGCAGACAAAGTACTTCACTAGCTTAAAATATATAGTCTGACACCAAGTACAAAATGTTATGGCTTCAAGTGATCCAGCTCAAATGTGAGCCTATTAAAGATGGtggttttaacataaaaaatgtggTAGTTAAATATTGGTCTGCAATTTTGAAATCATGTTATTGACTGGCCACTGTTCTTTAATtaaaacctgttgatgtgcatgcccccccaccagaactgatgtcactttgcttaaatgagttcacatttactatatagtctagtcaaaataaagttaatgtttattatgaacaattttgaacagcacactctataaatgtgaactcatttaagcaaagtaaagtcagggccatgggtggggtcaatgagcttCAACAGGTTTTTAAGATGTTGAGCTGTATTGTGACACACTGGTGAGTTGAGCAGGCAACTTATTCCAAGCAAGGCCAAGGTTTTCTCTAGGTTCACAAAGGAGATGCTTACAGAAGATACAAGGGTTCAAATGTACAAGAGCCACTTGTTCTGGCTCTGACACTCAATGACAGCATTAGACTGCAGCTGTGGGACCTCTCAGACCGCCTGGGTTTATTGCTGATCATTATTCTCTCATTAAACCCAGGTACTTATCAGAATGAATGCATTGCTCCTTATGTAGATTCCCTAATTATTTGGAAAAATCTGACTTTACGTGAACCTTTGCGGTCATATCCCATGCCGCGCTAAAATTCAATAAATATTAGTGCCGTTAACGTTTATCTTACTGTACTGTGCTTTTGTCACTCTGCCAACACCATATACATGAACATTTGTTTTTGCATAGATGTCTTTGGGCATGTCTTTCTGTAATCTGCATCTGGACTGGAGGTTGACTTTTAGTTCCttatatcaaatatataaaaatgtatgtgcCAAATGCAGTTCCTGTTAAGTCAGATTCATTCCAAAATCATCTTTGTCCTGTAGGAAACCTTCCATGCAAAATGGTcaaagaaattgtttcactgatAAGTCTCTTGTAACTGGTGCCATGGAAATattcaaaattgaaataaactttcaaaagaGTTTAAGGTATCTTGTGGTTTATAGTTCTGAGTGCAAAATGCTGTATTTATAGGAAATGTTCAGCTAGCTTTATAATTCAGGAAACTAAATCCTCACCTTCAGCCCTTTCTACAAGGTCAATATTTAATGAACTATGACAACTTCATTTACAGTAAAGTAGGGCATCTCAGTTTCACTTTGGCATTTCTCATAAGCCTTAACCCCCAAAATACTTTaaattctctactattattaaatgaataaattatctAATTCCTTTTAAAAGGATTAAAATTAAGGataaaatatagccgcaagcggcaatcatcggggtccaagcacatgagAAGAAATAAccaaataatcagaattgacagaaatgatccagtggatgccaaattatacataaaagctgctgaaagctgattggtcgatggcggccatgttttttcaaaatatgcgactgtcctcatagaccttgatgacaccttggacaaataaattgcatgcaaaatttcaagtcgatcggaccaacgTTTCCacagttagagccatttttgtttttaaccattatagcgccaccaagaggcagaggtgcgtAATATtctgtgtcctcagaatgacctcatTCATAAgtataccaaatttggtgataatatctcaatctgttcaagagttataaccattttagtaaaagtggccacacccattatgaacgttttggcataccatttgacaataaattacaattttacaattcctttgataacttttcattttgggaatccagagaatgtttctgcactggtttggttccaatcgggCGAACGGCCTAcgactagttcgaaaaagtaatcttttaaaataatctcaagtatttattgaacattttgtttcaaatcaatGGTGCTTAAGGCAAGTTGTTTACAGCATGGTTTGAAGAAAAACAGCAGCATAtacaatttacatgcatgtaaaatgcaaTAGCGCCTCCAGGTGGCCAATTTTTGCatagacctcttgggccaagagacaaataggcataccaagtttagttctgatcggccttatttaaccctatataaaagctgctgaaagctgattgatagatggcggccatgtttataaagatatgcGACTGTGCTCATAAACTCTTGGacaaagacagtgcatgcaaaatttcaagtcaatcgGACCAATGGTTCCATAGCTAGAGCCATTTttcgttttttaattattataacgccaccaagaggcaaaggtgtgcaatattttttGTGACCTCAGCATGAGCCCATACATAGgtttaccaaatttggtgataatatctcaatccaTTTAAAAGTTCTAACCCttttagtaaaatggacacgCCCACTACGAACGTTTTGGCGTACTGTTTGACGATAAATCAGAATttaaaaattcctttgataacttttcatattgggactctgcggaatcattctgcactggtttggttctgatcgggcaaatggcctaggaagagttagttttgatttttttctttttcaaacaatccaaaatagcgggaaaatGAAGGGCCGGAGCAAAATTCTGTTAGGGGGTAAAACTCTTCGGCATGATGCAAGGAAtcggaggaaaaaataattttgtttctagcccgTACAGTTCAAGATTTATgtcccaaaatgtgatttttgtttgttttgttcgaaatagcgccacctagtgtctgaAGGATGTGTCTCTGTACGCCTGAGTTGTggggggatttggaaccatcctgccaagtttggaatctctatgacttacggtctctgatgcctagacacttttagggcagaaaaaaaaataagattagaaaaatacgaaaatcggaacaaatacaatagggttcctgcaccttcgttGCTTGGACCCCTCAAAAAGGATCAAAGATAAAAAGAAATCCTCTTATTGGAATACTTAATGTTTTCAAATTTGAACTGCCAATGGTGCACATATGTTAAAATAAACCAGAGaaaggccacttctattaaaatgaatgggagaaattggaacgcctaacggtcaatggatgtagaaaaggaagtcctgtctTACAGGTTAAAGAGCAAATCGTCTTTTAGGGCAaacacatgtgcattagctatataagctgggaaaattgcgctTTTtaacgtaatctgaggtaaagcagcacaatttatgataccagtgctgtcagattttcacaaaaaatatttattcaaaaaaataaaataaaaaaaaagaataataataaaattatgtataaaacatacatatagtacacaagacaaaaatatttacaaagtCAAAGTAATTGTGAAATTCTGAGTGGTAACATTTTGCTAGAGGTGAGAGAACGCTGGTTTCAGGAATGGACGAGCAGCACTCTGTGGGGTGGGCAAAGCCATGAAGCCGGGCTTCTTCCCTGCAGGAGCTGATGGAGCTGGCCTGGAACCTCTGCCTGCACTCCGACTCCCACCCCTGTATCCTCCTCCTGATGAAGACCAGTTATTGCTGTATCCGCTACATCAAGGGTGAAGAGGGAGTTTAATTTGGTCAAGTAAACCACAAATAATCCTAGAAGCTTAAAGAATCCCATACAGCTGACATGAACTATATATTCCAAATGAATAGTTTGACACCCCTAAACACTATCATTTCTTCAATGACAAGCATACTGACCCTCTAGAGTAGGAATTCTGGCTGCTCGAACCCTTCTTCCTTTTAGGTTTTCTGGAGACAGCTGTTTTCTTTCTCTTCGCCCCCCGTCCAGAGGAGTTTCTGAAATAAGTTGATGTGCTGCTTCcgtcattatcatcatcatcatcatcataatcctCATCATTCTGATGGCCTCGTGTTGTGTCAATCCATCCTGAACTCTCAGACTGCCCCTCAGCTGCAGAGGGAGTTAAAGTACGTCAATTATTTCATTTCAATTGCTTTAGAGTTTGCTGTTTTGAGCTAGTTGACACATGGCCTGTTTCACAAAACGAGCTTATAGGCAGAGTTACCCAAATCGAAATTGTAATCCTTGTGGTTTTAACAAAAAATGCCTCATCATTGGTCAGTTGTACTATCACATTAATGcagtgtagtagtgtctgaagaggtgggcatactgtgaatttttgAAGGATAAAActttgttaaatatgtatttaaagtaATAGGTCTCATTAATGTTGCTtccattaggctactatgaaaattgttaaaactttataattactctaattaataaactaatacatacataatacgcaataaactgttaagcattgtatagctcatatgagtgtagtaatgttcacgttaacacgctAGCTTGTAATACCATATACTCATACtgtatagcctacataagaattaatggttatttgttttatatgtgtactataatgtgcttttctgtgtatagtgaaattgttttagaaatatacatttaaatgatttgatatcacgagaaaaaggcaccacgacagcagtaaaaggcaaaaaaagaaaaagacatttgatattattACGGGAcgcagttgtccagcatctgcgaagagcatcaaaaacttaCAAGTATAATAACATgctgtattttcacaaagttttatTGCATAGGTTaaatttaagtgtgtgtgtgtatatatatatatatatatatacatacacacacatatatacacacacacacacacacacacacacacacacacacacacacacacacactcaaaagtttagggtcacttactcactttatttttattttcttcacattttagaataatagtaaagtcatcacaactatggaataatagaaatggaaatatgggaattatgttgtgactaaaaaaatccaaaataaatcaaaactgtgttataatttagcatcttcaaagtggccaccctttgcctagattttgcagaaatgtactcttagcattttctcaaccaacttcttgaggtatcaccctgggatgctttttaaacagtattgaaggagttcccatttatatGCTGGGCACATAGTGGCTgcatttcttaattattcagacaagtcatccattaaaaaaaaaaaaaaaaaaaaaattttaataacattttagttttgtaattcaataaattaatatggtggcacaattacatttttgtctacaaaactaatttcaaacatttaagcatacaccttcagatcaaaaggttttcaagatcatgagaaacatttcagtcaagtaaccccaaacttttgaatggtagtgtatatatatacaggtgcatctcaataaattagaatgtcgtggaaaagttcatttatttcagtaattcaactcaaattgtgaaactcgtgtattaaataaattcaatgcacacagactgaagtagtttaagtctttggttcttttaattgtgatgattttggctcacatttaacaaaaacccaccaattcactatctcaaaaaattagaatacatcataagaccaataaaaaaaacatttttagtgaattgttggccttctggaaagtatgttcatttactgtatatgtactcaatacttggtaggggctccttttgctttaattactgcctcaattcggcgtggcatggaggtgatcagtttgtggcactgctgaggtggtatggaagcccaggtttctttgacagtggccttcagctcatctgcattttttggtctcttgtttctcattttcctcttgacaataccccatagattctctatggggttcaggtctggtgagtttgctggccagtcaagcacaccaacaccatggtcatttaaccaacttttggtgcttttggcagtgtgggcaggtgccaaatcctgctggaaaatgaaatcagcatctttaaaaagctggtcagcagaaggaagcatgaagtgctccaaaatttcttggtaaacgggtgcagtgactttggttttcaaaaaacacaatggaccaacaccagcagatgacattgcaccccaaatcatcacagactgtggaaacttaacactggacttcaagcaacttgggctatgagcttctccacccttcctccagactctaggaccttggtttccaaatgaaatacaaaacttgctctcatctgaaaagaggactttggaacactgggcaacagtccagttcttcttctccttagcccaggtaagacgcctctgacgttgtctgtggttcaggagtggcttaacaagaggaatacgaaactgtagccaaattccttgacacgtctgtgagtggtggctcttgatgccttgaccccagcctcagtccattccttgtgaagttcacccaaattcttgaatcgattttgcttgacaatcctcataaggctgcggttctctcggttggttgtgcatctttttcttccacactttttccttccactcaactttctgttaacatgcttggatacagcactctgtgaacagccagcttctttggcaataaatgtttgtggcttaccctccttgtgaagggtgtcaatgattgtcttctggacaactgtcagatcagcagtcttccgcatgattgtgtagcctagtgaaccaaactgagagaccattttgaaggctcaggaaacctttgcaggtgttttgagttgattagctgattggcatgtcaccatattctaatttgttgagatagtgaattggtgggtttttgttaaatgtgagccaaaatcatcacaattaaaagaaccaaagacttaaactacttcagtctgtgtgcactgaatttatttaatacacgagtttcacaatttgagttgaattactgaaataaatgaacttttccacaacattctaatttattgagatgcacctgtatataatatattctaTAACTTACtatagaagtgaatggagccaatttttggagggtttaaaaggcagaaatgtgaagcttataattttataaaagctcttacattaattcttctgttaaaaatcatgtatgaTTTGAGCtgaaaaattgtttaaatcgtcatttttacagtcgttttagggtttgttgacattacatcgtcatggcaacaaagttgtaaaattggctacaactttacacagaaaaggctagttatattttatcacactaaaatcatgttaacacatattgtttatgtcttgtggctatacttttgaaatggtgagtattttccacttccattgtaagtgccacaatggaacccagatttctgctttttttttgtaatataagGAGTGGCaaatcaaaatttatttttgtggtaatcaatattatgccacaaatgctgtggattgagcttaacttgaattgaacctggaatattcctttaagttctgaGTACTTGTAATGAGGGAAATTAAATTATGATGCAATATGGAGTACAAATATGTAGTGGGCAGTATCAACCTGATAAGAACGAGTAATATTGGTGACCTCAAGCATTTTAAGATTCATACACTTTCAATTTACTTCATAAACTTTTCAATTAAGCTTCATACAAGTTTAAACTTCAACCTTTCTCTAAAGGTCATGCTGGGTCTCTCTTGCGCAGATTGGGGTAGTTTCAATCGCAATATCAATTCTGATATTGTGATGCATCACTACATATTCGTGGCATACATGCCACAATATGTATTGTATTGTGAGGCGGTAGGTGATTCCCAGCCATAATTTCAACATATGTAGATTACCCCATTTGGTGCCGGTGAACAT encodes:
- the LOC127455704 gene encoding FERM domain-containing protein 5 isoform X3; translation: MLNDVSGNPAFLAFTPFGFVVLQGNKRVHFLKWNEVTKLKFEGKTFHIYANQKEDKKIILTYFAPTPEACKHLWKCGVENQAFYKLEKSSQVRTVSSSNLFFKGSRFRYSGRVAKEVMEHSAKIKREPPEIHRAGLVPSRSCPSITHGPRLSSVPRTRRRAVHISIMEGLESLRDSAHSTPVRSVSHGESFIPRSRSQVTDSGDRTAVISDETYSPSDSVLPTPVAEHSLELAVSRQINGAPCSIEEEKESEAGTPSVGNVAELGADSRVAAPLRGGGEAALSEAEQVNKFVLSVLRLLLVTIGLLFVLLLLLIILTESDLDIAFLRDIRQTPEFEQFHYEYFCPLRRWFACKLRWVGGLLINK